The following DNA comes from Aulosira sp. FACHB-615.
CTTAAACCAGGGCAAAATACTAATTTAAATATTAATCTTGACTTAATATCTCAAAATTTCCCTTACTCAACGAAAGCTCCTATTAAAGATAATCCTTTGTTGCAAGAAATTTTGCGGACACAGGAGCCAGTAGTAATTTCTGATATAAGTGTCAGTCCCTTAGAACTAAAGGGTTTGGACTTACCTGTGAAAAAGCCAGCCCGATCGCTGATGGTTGTGCCTTTGTTAGCGGATGGCAAATGTATTGGTAGTATTACCTTACGAGAAGGGCGAAAAATCCGGCAATGGGTATCCTCTGATATTGAACTGGCTAAAGCGGTAGCAGCCCAAGCCGCGATCGCCGTACAACAATCACGCCTGTATCAGAAAACCCGTGAACAAGCCGAGCGTTTATTGGAATTAGATAAACAAAAAACCGAGTTTTTCCAAAACATCTCCCACGAATTCCGCACCCCAATTACCTTAATTCAAGGGCCATTAGAATCGGCAGTGGCATCTGGTGAAGGATTATCTCATGCCCAAAGTGCGATCGCCCTACGAAACTCTCGCCGTTTGCTGCGACTCGTCAACCAATTACTCGACTTACAACGCTTAGACGCAGGCCGAATGCAACCGAGTTTTCGTCCTTGTGATTTAGTCGAATTTGTTAGCCAAATTGTCGAGTCATTTCGTCCCTACTGCGAGAAAAAACAACTGCATCTCGCCACTGATTTTGATGCCTGTCCCAAGGTTTACTTAGATATGGAAAAATTTGACAAAGTGGTTTACAACCTGCTGTCAAATGCCATGAAGTTTACACCTGAAGATGGCACAATCAGCGTTACACTCCAACACCACAACGAATACTGCATTTTGCAAGTCAAAGATACCGGAATTGGCATTATTCAAGAGCAGATTCCGATGTTATTTGAGCGATTCCGCCAAGCTGAAGGCTCAGAAAACCGTTCCTATGAAGGTAGTGGACTGGGTTTGGCCTTAGTCAAAGAATTGGTAGAACTGCATGGCGGTAAAATCACTGTAGATTCAGTTTACGGTGAAGGAACGACCTTTACATTGTGGTTGCTGACTGGCCATGAACACTTACCCATCAATCAAGTATTAGAAACACCAGCTGAATTAAATACCAGCCGGGCCACTGTAGAATTAGCTGATTTGGAACTGATAGAAGCAACGACTGAAAGGTCGGAAAACATCACAAAAGATGTATCTTCTGTGCCACTAAATCAGGATTCAGCAGTCAATCACTATCCAACGGCGGCAGACTCCAGCACACAGCAGAATAGCCGTCACTCGATTTTAGTTGTTGACGATAACCCAGATTTACGAACTTACGTATCTGATATTATTCGCCGCAACGGCTATCAAGTCCACACAGCACGTAATGGTTATGAAGGGTTTGGTGTAGTTCAAGAAATTGTCCCCAGCTTAATTGTCACAGACTTGATGATGCCTTTGGTGACAGGGCTAGAAATGATTCGGATGATTCGCTCTGATGAGAAATTAAAAGGAATTCCGATCATTTTGCTCACCGCCAAAGTAGACGAAGAAACTCGCATTGAAAGCACAGAACATGGGGCAGATGCTTATTTAGCCAAACCATTTAACGATAGAGAATTGCTGGCAGAAGTCAGAAATCTCTTGGCTTTGAAGGAAAATGAACGACGGGTTTTGGAACTGAATACTTATCTGACAGAATCAGTTCTCAAGCGATTTCTACCCAGTGTATTGGTGCAGAAAGCCGCCGCCGGGGATTTAACTTTAGATTTACGCCCTGAACCAAGGTTGATTACAGTTTTGTTTAGTGACATTGTAGGGTTTACTCAGTTAGCTAACACTCTCAGGTCTCGACGGGTGGCAGAATTACTGAATGAATATTTAGAATGTATGACCAAAGTTGTGTTTGACAATGGCGGCACTGTTGATAAATTCATGGGAGATGCAATTTTGGCGTTGTATGGAGCGCCAGAAGAACTCACCCCGAATGAACAGGTACGTCGTGCGATCAACACTGCCAGAGGAATGCACCGTTCACTAGGACAATTAAACCAGCGTTGGCGAGACCAAGGTGTATTTGAAAGCGATGGACGTTCTAGCGTACAGTTTCGCTGCGGAATTCACCAAGGTACAGCCGTTGTAGGGATGTTTGGTAGTGCTGAACGCGCTGACTATACTGCCATTGGGCCAAGTGTCAATATTGCCGCCCGGTTGCAAGCTGCTGCGGTTCCCGGTACGATTTTGGTTTCGGCGGCTGTGGCAGATTACTTACAGGATGAAGAAATTACCAAAGGTAGCCCATTAAAACTCAAAGGAGTTGATGAAACTGTCCTGACTTTTGCAGTTTCGCCAGATTTAGTAGTTAATCGCTAAGATCCAAACGGAGTCCTTAAGCTTTGCTAAAGACTTTGGATTATATTTGGCTTTGGTGATATGAAAACGCCTATTGCAGACAAAACTCCTGTTCCGCCCAAAATTTGGCGACGACATAGCGATCCTCCCAGTTTATGGATATTTGTCGCTGTGAGTTCAGTTTCCCTACATTTGTTGGTTTTCTGGCTGATGCGATCGTCTAATGCTTTGGGAGTGTGGTTTCCAGCGCCAAGCCAAGCTATTGTTCCTATCGAGGTTGTGGAAATTTCTCCCACAGCTAAATCAACATTACCTAAGACGACAGTCTCACCCAAACCTAATAATTCATCACCAAAATCTGTAGCCAGAACTGAAACAGCAAAAACTACACCCAGAAATCAAGATGCAAATCCCAGCATTTTGAAGCAAAAAGAACCTGCGGTTTCGCCAAAAAACACTAAACCTAAACCATCAGTCAAAAAATCAGTTTCCCAGCCAAAACCCACACCAAAACCCAGTTTTACACCTGATTTAACTAAATCTCCGCCACAGCCTAAACCGACACCGACTGTTCCTGTGGGTAATCTTCCTTGGAATCGTCGCCAAAAAATCGTTCTGGGAACAGGAACGCCATTACCCAACAGTCTTCCTACTGATCAAGCAACAAATTCCCCTACAGGAACCAAGAAAAATCCGCCTACGCCAAATCCTACAGGTACAACTTCTGACACCCCAACTCCGAGAAATCCCCAGACTTCTCCTTCTCCTGCCAGCACAAATTCTCAAACCTCTCCACAAGTTGGCTCAACGGTTAAAATAGTGCCTTTAGCTGATCAGGAAATGCGTCAACTCAGCCAAGATTTACCTGATGTTCTGGCTCAATACCAGGGAAGCAGTATCAAAACATTACCCGTAAATTCTCTGAATGGCGAACAGGGACTTGCACCAGCAGAACTTTTAGCCAGCTTGGTAATTGATCAAAATGGTAACTTTCAAGAAGCTAGAGTCTTAGAGATACAACCCGCCACACTCCAAGCCGAAAAAAATCTCTACCAACAAGCAATTAACGAACTTTTCAGCAACGATAAGTTTATCCCTGCCTACAATCAAGATGGCAGCAAACCAGAATTGAGTAATCTGTTTGTCAAAATTACAATTCAATCGGTTAATTCTAATTAAATATTTGAATTTTCTGCAAGATAGTGTGATTATGATTCCGTGGAAAATTATATTGACATGATTAAAATTAATGCGATAAAATTGTATGCTGTTCAAATAAAGTAGTTAAACTGCTAAACTAGGGGAAAATCATATCAATAGCATCAGCCTTAGTAGCTGATAATGCCTAAGAGATGCCTAGTTTATCTTTTTTTGTTGTTTATTAAATGAGGTGAACATGGCAAAGCGCCGTAACCCGAAAAAAGAAAAGGCGCTACGGAACCAGGCATACGCCAGAAAGTTTCGTAAACGGACTACAACGGGAAGAATGCAAAGAAGATTCCAGCAAAGATCACCTAAGAGTGAGGAAGATGAGGGTGCAGCAGCAATTGACGCTGAGTAAGCCGCCAGTTTAGTCTCTGATTCTTGAAGTGATTTTAATTTTAAGGGCGTACAGATGTACGCTCTTATTTTTTTGAAGTATAGCGATAGTTAGATATATTACAATACGGTTCAGTTAAGGTGATGAGAGTTGATTTCCCAATTTCTGCTCTACCTATTCAGACAATGAGTAAGATTTGGGGGATTCTCCCCCACACCCCCGATTGGGGGACGGTTGCGTCCCCCAAACCCCCTCCAAAATCATTTTTTCGTTTTTTGTTGAGTCATTATTTCAGGACTTACGCATCAAAATTTTCTGTGGGGATTGGGTGTGAGGGTGAAAGGGTATGGGGTGTAAGGGTTTTGGATACTTACACCCTTACACCCGAATTTCTCACGTATAGGTAGCGGGTGTGGAGAGAGAGGGGAGTGTGGGGGGAAAGATTTTTTCACCATCCTCCCACACTTCCCACCCTTCCCACCCCTCCCACACCCCTGGATTTCTCACAAGAGAGAAATCCAGGTTACACTCTCATACCCCTGCACCCTGTTCTAAAACCTTATTTTTTCGTTTTTTTGCGTAAGTCCTATATTTGTTGGTTTTGCTGTCATTGAGTTTTCTTATCTGAACCGTATTGAGATACATTAGGACAACTTAAAAGCTTGAATGGCAGGAAAAATAAGACTTTTTCTCCTATCTTCTGCCTCCTGCTATGTGAAGGCAGTACAAGATTTAACCCTGTAACCTGTAACCTATCACCTATTCCCTGATTTGGTTGCGAGCATGATCGATTGCTTTGGTGACTTGGGCAAAACCTGTGCCACCATAACTATTACGGGCGGCGACAACTGTGCGTGGGGCGATCGCATCATAAATATCAGCCGCAAATGTCGGATGTATTTGTTGCCATTCTTCTAAGGTTAAATCTTTTAAAAGTTTACCCGCAGCAATACTAGTTTTCACTACCTTGCCCACGAGATTATAAGCTTCCCGGAAAGGAACACCCCTAGCAGCGAGATAATCTGCGACATCGGTAGCATTAGAAAAGTCTTCTGCGACGGCTGTGTTTAAACGCTGGCTACGAAATTCCAAGCCTTCCCGTAGCAAAATTGTCATTGCTTCTAAACAGGCTTTGACGGTGTTAACGCCATCAAATAAACCTTCTTTGTCTTCTTGCAAGTCTTTGTTATAGGCTAAAGGTAAGCCCTTCATTATGACTAACATCGCCTGGAGATGACCAAAAACCCGCCCAGTTTTACCGCGTACTAGTTCTGGGACATCGGGGTTTTTCTTCTGGGGCATAATGCTAGAACCAGTAGCACAGCTATCTTTAAGGGTGATAAAGCGAAATTCTTCTGAAGCCCAGAGAATCACTTCTTCTGAAAGGCGGCTGAGGTGAACCATAATCAAACTAGCTGCACACAGAAATTCGATCGCAAAATCGCGATCGCTCACGCCATCCAAGCTGTTAGCATAAACATGATCAAAATTGAGTAGTTGGGCGCTGTAGTGGCGATCAATGGGGAAAGTGGTTCCCGCCAAAGCACCGCAACCCAAAGGCGAAATATTCACGCGGCGATAAACATCACCCAAACGTTCCCAGTCGCGCTGTGTCATTTCAAAGTAAGCCAATAAGTGATGGGCTAAACTTAAAGGCTGGGCGCGTTGGAGGTGAGTATAGCCAGGGATGAGAGTTTCCACGTTATTTTCGGCTATATCTAATAAAACTCGTTGAAATTCTCGCAGTTGAGTGCGAATTTGCTGAATTTGGTCACGGAGATAAAGCCGAGTATCTGTACCTACTTGGTCATTACGCGATCGCGCCGTGTGTAACTTTTTCCCTACATCGCCGACAATTTCTGTAAGTCGTCGTTCTACAGCAAAATGCACATCTTCAGCATCAATTCCTGGCTGAAACTGGCCTTGGCGATATTCCTGGCGAATTTGTTCCAAACCTGTAACGAGTTGTTCGCCTTCTTCAGCAGAAATTATCCCCGTATGCGCCAACATTTTGGCATGAGCTTGAGAACCAGTCAGGTCGTATTCGATTAATTCAATATCAAAATTAATGCTGGCATTAAAACGAGCGATCGCAGGATGCAGGGCTGATTCAAATCGCTGACTCCAGGTTTGTTGTTGCGTCATAAAACAAAGGGGAATTGGAAGTAGGCAAATACTCTAATCCGTACTACCAACCCCCTGTCTGTGTCAACCGTAGCTGGTAAGATTGCGAAATAGCCAACCAATCACCAAACCAATCAGTAAAGCCCAGACTTGACCTGTTTGTATAAAGTGATTCCAAGCTTTCTGCACCTGACCCATGAGATTTGGGTCACTAATTTGCTGCGCCAACACCATTGCATTCATTGGCAAATGCCAAAATAGCTGAAAAGTTAAATCGTTGAGGTAGTGCATACCGAGTCCCAAATAAGACCTCTATGTCATAACCTCTAGTTCTATGTGATGTCCAGTGTTTGGCTTACTTAATTGGAGGTAGCGATCGCACGATCATTACTTGGTAAAGTTTTCTTATGTTTGATAACATCTGTAAATTTCTCGTAGAAAACTTTGCCAGTGATTTTGCTACCTGGCTTTTAGGTGAACCCATCACCCTAACTAAATTAAGTCCTTCTGAACTGTCTTTAGAACCAATTCGTGCTGATGCGCTGATATTACTTCAGTCAGACGAACTTGTACTGCACATAGAATTTCAGACTCAGCCCAAAATTGAGATCCCCTTTCGGATGATTGATTATCGACTGCGGGTATATCGACGTTTTCCCCACAAACGAATGCTTCAGGTTGTTATTTACCTGCAACAAACCAATTCTGAACTAGTGCAGCAAACAACATTTACCCTAGAAGATACTTTCCATCGTTTTCAGGTGATTCGCCTTTGGGAACAATCGACAGATAATTTTTTCCAATCTCCAGGGTTACTTCCTTTTGCAGTTTTAAGCCAAACTGAGAATCGTACTGAAACACTGCGACAAGTCGCCCAACAAATTTCCCAAATCGACGACCAACGAACACAAAGTAATATAGCTGCATCGGCGTTTATTCTCGCTGGGTTAGTATTAAATCAAGATATTATTCAACAGTTGCTGCGGAGAGAACTTATGCAAGAGTCAGTAACTTATCAAGCACTTATGAATGAAGGTCGGGCTGAAGGTCGAGCTGAAGGTCGGGCTGAAGGTCGAGTTGAAGGTATTGAAGAAGGTGTTCGCCTTGTAGCCCTTAATCTTCTACGGGAAGGAGTAGCTGATGAAGTAGTCATCAAAGTAACAGGTCTGTCCGCAGAAAATATCCAGCAACTTAAGTTGACAGAGTTGGACAGTGAAAACTGAAGAACCAAAAAACTTATGCGATCGCTGTGGCAAACTGTGAGGTAATCAGGACTTACGCACCATAATTGTCTGTGGGGATTGGGTGCGGGGGTGTACGGGTATGGGGTGTAAGCCTGGATTTCTCTCTTGTAAGAAATCCAGGGGTGTGGGAGGTGTGGGAGGGGTGGGAGGATAGTGAAGAAATCTTTCCCCCCACACTCCCCACACCCCCCTCTCTCCCCACACCCCCTACCCATACGTGAAAAATTCGGGTAAGGCTTTTGAATACTTACACCCTTTACTAAAACCTTATTTTTTCGTTTTTTTGCGTAAGTCCTATTAATGAAAACATTATACATTTCACAAAAAAATCATATCCCCGAATTTTTAGAAAATTCGGGGATATTTTTGATTGCAAATATTTTTTAATTAGTGATTGACTTGTATAAATTTATACTCTAATATAAAAGCATGAGAAAGGCGATCGCCCTCCGGCAAGAGTCTGCGATCGCCTTTCTTGAAACCCACAACAGGATTCAAATACCATGATTACACAAGTACAAAATTTTACCCAACAGTATTTACCAAGCACAGGTTTTGAGATTCCCACACTCAAGCAATCTGCGGTATTTCCTACCAGAGAACCAGTTAAACATTTATTGATTGGTTCGCCTAAAGCGGTGACTAGTTCAATTTACCGTTTGCAAGCAATTGGTTATGCAAGTGTCGGCGACTGGAGTCCATTACTACCCACAGCCAACGCTGGGGAAGTGATGAGTATATTAATTCGTCAAATTTTCATCGCATAACCTGAAACCAAAACCCCGACTCAACCGCCGGGGTTTGAGCAAATTAGCATTTACGCACAAAGATTTTCTGTTAGCGATCGCTTGCTATGATCACGCTGGTTTCTTCCATTGTGGCTGGTAATATCGATATATCACGCAATATCACGCAGCAAGAGCAAGGGTTTAAAATTACTGCATAGCCTTTGATTCTATGTCATCCTCGCTTCGAGGATCAATGCTCAATACACAAGGGTATTTTACGGCTATGCGAGAATTTGGGAACTCAAGAGAGTGAGTGCGTTAAGTGTTGCTACATCAAGATAATTTAAAGTTCACTTCATAAATCATCTCTCATACCCTGAGCCTTTTCCATATATTTAACTAGGTGCGATCGCTAATCACCTAGAACTTAGCGAAAACTGTCCGTAATTTTTCGATATCCCGTAAATCACGTATATTTAGCAACATCGTATTTCCTTCTAAGTATTAACTGAAATTTGTCTGTAATTATGCTGAATCTTCCGCAGGCGTAGTTGAATAATTCGGTGAAACTTCTTATAGAAATTCCGTTAAATCTTGATATTATTCCTGAGCGAAACTCCTACTTTTGCCGTTAGGAGATAATGCGAATATATATATTAGGTCAAACATGATTAATCCAAATATTTTCAGGAAATCTTCTCCGTGTAATCACTGCTTTATAGAATCTTTAATTGCAATAAGATAGTTATTAAGAAAACCTGAAAATATTGAATCACTACTTGAGATTCAGTGTAAAACTTGCGTGAACTAAAAATATAAACAATCAAGAAATATGTTAGATACTGTGAGCAAAGAGTTAGCACTTTTTTGGCAGCAAATAGAACAGAAAACGCAATTCCATGCAGGTTATCCATATAATTTAAGTTGTGATTTCACTTATCTAACCAAGTTCTTTAATTTTTTATTAAATAATGCCGGTGACCCCTATGTAGAGCCAGATTTTGGTCTACATTCCCGCAAATTTGAACAAGAAGTTCTATCATTTTTTTCCCAACTATATAAAATTCCCGAAAATGAATCGTGGGGCTATGTAACTGCTGGTGGAACAGAGGGAAATTTATATGGAATGCTATTAGCAAGAGAAATTTATCCCGATGGCATTCTCTATTCATCTCAAGATTCTCATTACTCTATTGCTAAAGCTGCTAGACTTTTTGGGATAAAGCATCAAGTAATTAATTCCCAAACAAATGGCGAGATAAATTATCAACATTTATCCCAGGCAATTCAACAAAATTCCCAACGCCCAGTCATTCTTAACTTGAATATTGGCACTACTGTTAAAGGCGCAATTGATAACCTAGATAAAGTTCTAGAAATTCTCAAACAGCATCAAATTAAAGATTACTACATTCATTGTGATGCCGCGCTTTCGGGGATGATTTTACCATTTTTAGAGAATGCCCCCCAAATTAACTTTCAAAGACCAATAGATAGTATCGCTATTTCTGGTAAATTCATTGGTTCGCCCCTACCTTGTGGTGTAGTTTTAACTAAGAAAAAGTGGGTAGAAAAAGTAGAAACTATGATTGAATATCTTGGTTCTAAAGATACCACTATTCTTGGTTCTCGTAATGGTCATACGCCTCTAATTATTTGGTATGCGCTGAAAACCAGAGGTTATGAAGGATTCGCCAAAGAAGCAAAAACATGTATTCAAAACGCCCAATATTTATTCCAGCAACTTAAATTGCGAGAATATCCCTGTATGCTGAATAAATTCTCCAATACTGTGGTGTTTCAAAAGCCGAGCCAACCTTTAATTAAAAAATGGCAATTGGCTACTATGGATAATGTGGCACATCTGATTGTCATGCAAAATATAGACCGACACAAAATTGATACTTTCGTGAATGAACTGGTCTTACAAGAAGGATTATTACCAGAATCTGAATATTTACACTTACAACCAGTACTTTCTTAATTAAGTGTTGTTGAAAAACTGATCATTAAAAATGGGTGTGAGGATTTTAAACATCCAGGACTTACGCACCAATCAATATTGTCTATGAAAATTGGGTGTAAGGATGTGTGAGTAAGGGTATTAGATACATACACCCCTGTACCCCTACACCCTCACCAAAATCCTTTTTATGCGTAAGTCCTAACATCTACACCCTGATACCAACAAGGACTAAGAATTTATGGAATTAGCAAATAAAGTTGCTTTAGTGACTGGGGGTAGTTCTGGTATTGGTCGAGCCACGGCTAAACTGTTTGCGGCTGAGGGTGCTAAAGTAGCGATCGCTGATATTGATACCACTGGTGGTTTATCTCTGCTGGAAGAAATCAAAAATAGTGGTGGAGAAGCCACTTTTCACAACTGCGATGTGAGTGATGAAAATCAGGTGCAGCATTGGATTGAAAGTGTCGTAAATCAATGGTACAGCATCGATATCTTAGTTGCGAATGCGGGAATTTTAGCCATTGGTTCTCTAGAAAAAGCTGGCAATTTTGATTGGGATAAAGTCTTAGGAACTAATGTTAAAGGCTATGCTTTTTGTGCTAAATATGCCATCCCCCATATACGTCAGCGTGGTGGTGGTGCAATTGTCAACGTTGCATCCATAGCGGCTTTGATTGCCTTTCCCAATTTTGCATTGTATAACACTACCAAAGGCGCAGTTGTCCAATTAACCCGCAGTTTGGCTCATGATTTAGCAACAGAAAATATTCGAGTTAATTGTGTTTGTCCAGGCGTAATTGATACATTACAGATACAACAATTTGCTGATTGGCAAGGTGTGACAAAAGAAGAAGCAATTCATCAACTCGCTGCAACAATTCCCGTCAAACGCTTAGGACAACCCCAAGAAGTCGCTCAAGCTATTTTATTTCTTGCTTCTGATAAAGCCTCATATATTACAGCAACATCCCTGGTGATAGATGGGGGTTATACGGTGCAGTAGTGAAGGGAGACAAGGGAGACAAGGGGAAGGTTTCGACACTTCGGCAAAGCTCACTAACCGAAGCCTATCGAGCATTGAGCGTTCGCGTAGCGTCTCCCTTGGGGAGAAGTCGAAATGCGTCTTTTAGCTATTTATAATCTGTAACCTATCACCTGTAACTTATAGGACTCATATTTGATTTATGAAAAAAATCAGTACACTCAGATCAAGCTGCTTTCCTACTCCCTACTCCCCATTCCCTACTCCCTGCCTATCGCGCTTGCGCTGCGCTTCGCGCACCACACAAATAGATTCAGAAATCACATCGGATTCCTATATCACCTGCTTTGATTTTGAAACTCATATCCCCCGGCTTTAATTGTCAATTTACCTGATTTCCATCCTTGATAAATTGGGCTTTTAACACCATCAGCACTTTGATAAACAGCAAAATGTTCTCGCCAATTATGTTGTTTACCATTGCGCCAAACTTTCGGTAAATTTACACCTTGATATTGCATTTTTACCTTACTAGAAACACCTTGATATTCCACTTCTCCCTGATCTAGCTGCTGTAGATTTAAGCAAGATTGAGAAATAACAGACTGTTGAAACTTCTCCCAGCTACCGTGGGTTTCTGGTTCACCAACTTCCAGGGCAAAGCCTGTGTATTTTTTACCATTACCTGTTGCTGTTAAAATTTGGTCATCAGGATATTGTTTTTGAATAGTTTGAGTTGCTGTTGCATTTACACCTTCCACCACTAAATTAATTGGTGTTAATGCCAGCCATGTTTTTTCGTATTTAATAAAAGTTATGCCCTTACTGCTCTCTACCAAGGCAGATTTAGGGAGAAAAAATTGAAATGGTGCTTGGGGTTGATGATTCAGCCAGATTACCAAATTACGATATTGAGCGATGTTTTCTCCGCCAAGGGAAGCAGTAGAAATTTTTGTCGGGTCTGTGCCGGTGGAAGCGATAAAATAATCTACTCCACGTTGGGAATTAAACGCCATCATTTTAAAACCGTTCCAGTCGCCGCCAGAACCTTGGGCTAACGTTCCTAATTGAAATGTCTGACCAAAATAAAGAGTTTCATAAAACTGTGGTGCAGCATCATTTCCCGGTTTCCAGTTTTCGTAAGTGGGTTTGGAATTAAGTAATTCCACTGGTTTGGGAAATTGCTTTTTTGCTAAGGCGACAATTGCTGGTGGGGGACGGTAGCTGCTGGTAATGAGATGTACTTCGTCTGGGGATGGGTTGGGATCTGAGATGGGAGAATCACCAAAATATAGTCCTAATTCATGAGTTGCTAAGGAACACCAAAC
Coding sequences within:
- a CDS encoding Rpn family recombination-promoting nuclease/putative transposase, encoding MFDNICKFLVENFASDFATWLLGEPITLTKLSPSELSLEPIRADALILLQSDELVLHIEFQTQPKIEIPFRMIDYRLRVYRRFPHKRMLQVVIYLQQTNSELVQQTTFTLEDTFHRFQVIRLWEQSTDNFFQSPGLLPFAVLSQTENRTETLRQVAQQISQIDDQRTQSNIAASAFILAGLVLNQDIIQQLLRRELMQESVTYQALMNEGRAEGRAEGRAEGRVEGIEEGVRLVALNLLREGVADEVVIKVTGLSAENIQQLKLTELDSEN
- a CDS encoding SDR family NAD(P)-dependent oxidoreductase, producing MELANKVALVTGGSSGIGRATAKLFAAEGAKVAIADIDTTGGLSLLEEIKNSGGEATFHNCDVSDENQVQHWIESVVNQWYSIDILVANAGILAIGSLEKAGNFDWDKVLGTNVKGYAFCAKYAIPHIRQRGGGAIVNVASIAALIAFPNFALYNTTKGAVVQLTRSLAHDLATENIRVNCVCPGVIDTLQIQQFADWQGVTKEEAIHQLAATIPVKRLGQPQEVAQAILFLASDKASYITATSLVIDGGYTVQ
- a CDS encoding histidine decarboxylase, with product MLDTVSKELALFWQQIEQKTQFHAGYPYNLSCDFTYLTKFFNFLLNNAGDPYVEPDFGLHSRKFEQEVLSFFSQLYKIPENESWGYVTAGGTEGNLYGMLLAREIYPDGILYSSQDSHYSIAKAARLFGIKHQVINSQTNGEINYQHLSQAIQQNSQRPVILNLNIGTTVKGAIDNLDKVLEILKQHQIKDYYIHCDAALSGMILPFLENAPQINFQRPIDSIAISGKFIGSPLPCGVVLTKKKWVEKVETMIEYLGSKDTTILGSRNGHTPLIIWYALKTRGYEGFAKEAKTCIQNAQYLFQQLKLREYPCMLNKFSNTVVFQKPSQPLIKKWQLATMDNVAHLIVMQNIDRHKIDTFVNELVLQEGLLPESEYLHLQPVLS
- a CDS encoding response regulator — encoded protein: MKSQVNSKPKILVVDDEPDNLDLLYRTFYRDYKVLRATSGPAALDLLAEEGEVAVIISDQRMPIMSGTEFLSLTATQYPDIIRIILTGYTDVEDLVEAINAGKVFKYVTKPWEAEELKAVVRQALDTHNVLKARTRELTRTLRQESLLNTVTNTIRSALDYRQILQAIVDTVGHMLEVDVCLLRSFQDEQLAEEGFIYQKLSQTQTETGAEISQETTAISFSASAALLAQTVWETREVQVIHDVATDERIQGNAPELKQRGQAFATANICSSLVVPLICQQELLAVLALHQCHESRLWGSEEIQLVTMVADQAALALSQAYAYEQVRALAKREALINTVTTAIRSSLDPQDIFAAITHQLGQALQVDGCALSLWTEEDEAVQCVGLYDVFQHPDHILKPGQNTNLNINLDLISQNFPYSTKAPIKDNPLLQEILRTQEPVVISDISVSPLELKGLDLPVKKPARSLMVVPLLADGKCIGSITLREGRKIRQWVSSDIELAKAVAAQAAIAVQQSRLYQKTREQAERLLELDKQKTEFFQNISHEFRTPITLIQGPLESAVASGEGLSHAQSAIALRNSRRLLRLVNQLLDLQRLDAGRMQPSFRPCDLVEFVSQIVESFRPYCEKKQLHLATDFDACPKVYLDMEKFDKVVYNLLSNAMKFTPEDGTISVTLQHHNEYCILQVKDTGIGIIQEQIPMLFERFRQAEGSENRSYEGSGLGLALVKELVELHGGKITVDSVYGEGTTFTLWLLTGHEHLPINQVLETPAELNTSRATVELADLELIEATTERSENITKDVSSVPLNQDSAVNHYPTAADSSTQQNSRHSILVVDDNPDLRTYVSDIIRRNGYQVHTARNGYEGFGVVQEIVPSLIVTDLMMPLVTGLEMIRMIRSDEKLKGIPIILLTAKVDEETRIESTEHGADAYLAKPFNDRELLAEVRNLLALKENERRVLELNTYLTESVLKRFLPSVLVQKAAAGDLTLDLRPEPRLITVLFSDIVGFTQLANTLRSRRVAELLNEYLECMTKVVFDNGGTVDKFMGDAILALYGAPEELTPNEQVRRAINTARGMHRSLGQLNQRWRDQGVFESDGRSSVQFRCGIHQGTAVVGMFGSAERADYTAIGPSVNIAARLQAAAVPGTILVSAAVADYLQDEEITKGSPLKLKGVDETVLTFAVSPDLVVNR
- the argH gene encoding argininosuccinate lyase, which codes for MTQQQTWSQRFESALHPAIARFNASINFDIELIEYDLTGSQAHAKMLAHTGIISAEEGEQLVTGLEQIRQEYRQGQFQPGIDAEDVHFAVERRLTEIVGDVGKKLHTARSRNDQVGTDTRLYLRDQIQQIRTQLREFQRVLLDIAENNVETLIPGYTHLQRAQPLSLAHHLLAYFEMTQRDWERLGDVYRRVNISPLGCGALAGTTFPIDRHYSAQLLNFDHVYANSLDGVSDRDFAIEFLCAASLIMVHLSRLSEEVILWASEEFRFITLKDSCATGSSIMPQKKNPDVPELVRGKTGRVFGHLQAMLVIMKGLPLAYNKDLQEDKEGLFDGVNTVKACLEAMTILLREGLEFRSQRLNTAVAEDFSNATDVADYLAARGVPFREAYNLVGKVVKTSIAAGKLLKDLTLEEWQQIHPTFAADIYDAIAPRTVVAARNSYGGTGFAQVTKAIDHARNQIRE